The following coding sequences are from one Acidobacteriota bacterium window:
- a CDS encoding DUF479 domain-containing protein, whose product MNFLAHFLLSNDEDDLRLGNLLGDVVKGRVERYAYPGVTERLRTGIRLHRTIDSYGDVHPVVRRTKQRIAGRYGRLSGVIVDIYYDHVLAREWTSHADGPLDAFARDVYRTLLTNTDRLPPDVHPLVLTMTGKDWLTGYADRDYVARVLRAMARRNPVASGIGTAGEELRRDYDAIAADFAEFFPDLQRHCQDFLDQSDSTPASP is encoded by the coding sequence GTGAATTTCCTCGCTCACTTCCTCCTCTCGAACGACGAGGACGACCTTCGCCTCGGCAACCTGCTGGGCGACGTCGTGAAGGGCCGCGTGGAGCGGTACGCGTATCCGGGCGTGACCGAGCGCCTGCGGACCGGCATCCGCCTCCATCGCACCATCGACTCCTACGGCGACGTGCATCCCGTCGTCAGGCGCACGAAGCAGCGCATCGCGGGTCGCTACGGGCGGCTGTCTGGCGTGATCGTCGACATCTACTACGACCACGTGCTGGCGCGCGAATGGACGTCGCACGCCGATGGCCCTCTCGACGCCTTCGCACGCGATGTCTATCGCACGTTGCTGACCAACACCGATCGCCTGCCGCCCGACGTCCATCCCCTGGTCCTGACGATGACTGGTAAGGACTGGCTGACAGGTTACGCCGACCGCGACTACGTGGCCCGCGTGCTGCGCGCGATGGCCCGGCGCAACCCCGTCGCGTCGGGCATCGGCACGGCCGGCGAGGAACTGCGTCGCGACTACGACGCCATCGCCGCCGACTTCGCCGAGTTCTTCCCTGATCTGCAGCGCCACTGCCAGGACTTCCTGGACCAGTCCGACTCGACGCCCGCCTCGCCGTAA